CTGCGCCAGGCGAGCCTGACTTTCTTCATCGCCTCGGGCCTGACGCTGGTGGTGCTGACCGCCGGCCTCGATCTCTCGGTCGGCGCCAATGTCGCGCTGTCCGCCTGCCTTGCCGGCACGGTGATCCATCAGACCGGCTCGCCGGTGCTCGGCATTTTCACCGCGCTGATCGTCGGCGGCATCGTCGGTCTGCTCAACGGCATCATGGTGACCGCGCTGCGCATCCCCTCCTTCATCGCCACCTATGGCATGCTCTGGGTGCTGAACGGCCTCACCTATTGGTACATGGCCGGCGATACCATCCACGGCTTCCCCGCCGGCTTCCGCCAGATCGGCAGCGGCTACCTGTTCGGCCTGCCGATCCCGGTCTATCTGCTCGTCGTCTTTCTCGCGATCGGCACGCTGTTCGCGCAGCGGACGATCTGGGGCCAGGAGATCTATGCGATCGGTGCCAATCCAGTCGCGGCACGGCTCTCCGGCATCCCGGTCGCGCGGCGCCTGCTCCTCGTCTATTCCGTGTCCGGCACCATGGCGGGACTCGCCTCGATCATCTTCCTGTCGCGGCTCAATTCGGCCGAGGCCGACATCGGCGAGAGCCTGACGCTGCCTGCGATCGCGGCCGTGCTGATCGGCGGCACCTCGCTGTTCGGCGGTGTCGGCACCGTGTTCGGCACCTTCGTCGGCGCGCTGATCCTGACGCTGGTGCTGAACGGCATGAACCTGTTGTCGGTCAGCGCCAACTGGCAGCCGCTCGTCACCGGCATCATCGTCATTCTCGCGGTCTGGCTCGACATGAAGACTCGGCGCCGCGCGCAATGAATTCCTGATATCCAACAAGCCAAAATGAGGGATGGAGACGACATGAGACAGCAGAAACTGGGCTACCTCGCACTGCCGCTTCTGATGGCGGCCGCGTTCACCACGCAGGCCCGCGCCGACGGCGAGACCATCGCCGTCTTCACCAAGAACCAGACCAATCCCTATTTCCAGACCGTGCGGGTCGGCGCCGACGTCGCGGCCAAGGCGATGAACGCCAAGACGCTGCACTACATTCCGACCAAGCCGGACTCGATCCCCGAGCAGCTCAGCCAGATCGAGGATGTCGTGGTGAAGAAGCCGAGCTCGATCGTCTTCATCCCCGTCGACTACAAGGCCATGGTGCCAGGCGTCGAGAAGATCAACGACGCAAAGATCCCGGTGGTCAACATCACCGACCGCTCCGCCGGCGGCAAGTTCGTCTCCTTCATCGGCGCCGACGATTACAGCCTCGGTCTCGAGACCGCGCGTCATCTGCTGAAGACGCTCGGCGGCAAGGGCAACATCGTCATCATCGAGGGCGTCAAGGGCTCGCTGACCAATGTCGACCGTATCAGAGGCTTCAACGACGCCATCAAGGAGAATCCGGGCGCCAAGCTCTTGGCCTCGCAGCCGGGCAACTACCAGCGGCTCCAGGCGCTCCAGGTCATGGAAAATCTGATGCAGTCGAATTCGCAGATCGACGGCGTGCTCGCCGCCAACGACGCCATGGCTGTCGGTGCGATCGAGGCGCTCGACGGTGCCAACCGCAAGGCGCAGGTGATCGGCATCAACGGCACCAAGGAAGCGATCGATGCCATCAAGTCGGGCAAGCTGCTCGCGAGCGGCGACTACAACGGCTTTGCGCAAGGCTGCCTCGGCACCATGATGGCGATCCGTTCCCTGCGCGACCAGCCGATCATCAACGAGATCGTGCTGAAGCCGACCGTCATCACAAAGGACAACTACAAGCCGTTCGACGTTCCGCTGGAGCAGCGGAATTGCCCGACCTTCGAGGAGGCCGGCAAGCTCGGCGGCAAATAGACCCCGCACATCAAACGCAAGGCTGGACGGCCACCCCCTGCGGCCGTCCATCAAGACTGGAGTGACAATGCTGTTTGCAATTCACGCGCTCGACCGCGCCGGCGCGCTGCCAACCCGGCTCGCCAACTACGACGCTCACAAGGCCTTCCTGAGCGACACCTCGCGCTTTGGCGTCAAGATCGTGATGTCGGGCCCCCTCGTCTCGGACGACGGCCAGACCATGATCGGCAGCCTGTTCCTGATCGAGGCCCCCGGCCGCGCCGAGGTCGAAGCGTTCAACCAGGCCGATCCCTTCGCCGCCGCAGGTATCTGGGACAAGGTCACGATCACCGGCTTCCTGCGCCGCCAAGGTTAAGCCCCTGCGGCGGCTCGTCGAGGTGGCACGCCACCCATTGATTGTTTCCAGTGGCGCGGAGCTGCGGCTCCTCGGTCCGGCAGCGATCGAAAGCGAACGGGCAGCGGGTGTGGAAGCGGCATCCGCTCGGCGGGTTGATGGGGCTCGGCACGTCGCCACGGAGGATGATGGGGTGGCGCGACGCTCCGGGCTCGGGAAGCGGCACCGCCGACAGCAGCGCCTGGGTGTAGGGATGCCTTGGCGCGGCGAAGATTTCATTCTTCGGCGCCAGTTCGACGATCCTGCCGAGATACATCACCGCGACGCGATGGGTCATGTGCTCGACGATCGCCAGATCATGGCTGATGAAGAGCAGCGCGAGGCCGAACTCGCGCTGGAGGTCTTGCAACAGGTTGACGATCTGCGCCTTGACCGAGACGTCGAGCGCGGAGACCGCCTCGTCGCAGACGATCAGCTCGGGCTCGGCCGCGAGCGCCCGCGCAATGCCGATGCGCTGACGCTGGCCGCCGGAGAATTCGTGCGGCCTTCGGTTCAGCGCCTCGCGCGGCAGCCGCACAGTGTCCATCAGCCTTGCCACGCGCGCATCGAGATCGGCTGCGGATTTGGCGAGGCCGAAATTGCGGATCGGCTCGGCCAGGATGTCGCGCACGCGCATGCGCGGATTGAGGCTCGAGAACGGATCCTGGAACACGACCTGCACGCGGCGCCGCATCTGACGCAAGGCGCGCGGCGAGGCGTCATCGATGCGCTGGCCATCGAGGATCACCTGGCCGGCCGTGACGTCGAACAGGCGCAGGATGGCGCGCCCGACCGTCGACTTGCCGCAGCCGGATTCGCCCACGAGCGACAGCGTCTCGCCGCGCTCGATCTCGAAGGACACCCCGTCCACCGCGTAGACCCGTTCAGACCTGCGGCCGAACAGGCCGGCGCGCACCGGAAAGTGCTTCTTGAGATCATTGACCTGGAGCAGTGGAGGACTCATGCCGCGGCGGCTCCTTTGGCGGCGTAGTGGCAGGCGGCGATATGTCGAGGCCCCTTCTCTTCGAGGCCCGGCGCATACTGACGACAAAGATCGGTCACCAGCGGGCAGCGTCCGGCAAAGACGCAGCCGGTGATCGGCTTGCGCAAATCGGGTACCTGCCCGGGAATCTCGGCCAGCCGTTTCGAGGTCCCGGAGAGCGAGGAACCGAGCCTCGGCACCGCGCCGAGCAGGCCTTGCGTGTAGGGATGACGCGGCGCGCGGAACAGCTCGGCCACCGGCGCCTCCTCGACCTTGCGGCCGGCATACATGACCATGACACGCTCGGCGATCTCGGCGACGACGCCGAGATCGTGGGTGATCAGGATGATCGCCGCTCCGACCCGGCGCTTGAGATCCAGCATCAATTTCAGGATCTGCGCCTGGATCGTCACGTCGAGCGCGGTGGTCGGCTCATCCGCGATCAGGAGCTTTGGATTGCACGCGAGTGCGATCGCGATCATCACGCGCTGGCGCATGCCGCCGGAGAGCTGGTGCGGATATTCGCGCACGCGCCGCTTCGGCTCCGGGATGCCGACAAGGGTGAGCATCTCGATCGCACGCGCCTCGGCCGCCTGCTTGTCGAGGCCCTGATGCATCATCAGCGTCTCGCGGATCTGCCGGCCGACGGTCAAAACCGGATTGAGGCTCGTCATCGGCTCCTGGAAGATCATCGAGACGTCGTTGCCGCGAATGGCGCGCATCTCGCGGTCGGGCAATTGCAGGAGATCTCTGCCTGCGAAGCGGATGGTGCCCGCGATCTTGCCCGGCGGCTCCGGGATCAGCCGCATCAGCGACATCGAGGTCACCGACTTGCCGCAGCCGGACTCGCCGACGATCGCCAGCGTTTCGCCCTCGTTGACGTGGAACGACACGCCGTCGACCGCGCGGTTGATGCCGCCGGGCGTGCGGAAGTGGGTTTGCAGATTCTCGACTTCGAGCAGCGCCATCGCGATTGCCCCCTAACCGCTAGAGACGCTTGGCCATGCGCGGATCGAGCGCATCACGAAGGCCGTCGCCGAGCAGGTTCACGGCGAGCACGGTCACGGACAGAAAGGCCGCGGGAAAGAATACGATGTACGGCTTGACCTGCCACAGCGCGCGGCCCTCGGCCATGATGTTGCCCCAGGACGGAACGGTGGGCGGCGTGCCGGCGCCGATGAAGGACAGGATCGCCTCCGTGATCATGGCGCTGGCGCAGATATAGGTCGCCTGGACCAGCATCGGCGCGAGCGTATTTGGCAGGATATGGCGCAGGATGATCATCGGCGTACGCGTGCCGCAGGCCACCGCCGCATCCACATAAGGCTGCTCGCGCAGCGACAGCACCACGCTGCGCACGAGGCGCGAGACCCGCGGGATCTCGGCGATGGTGATGGCCAGGATGACGTTGCCGACGCTGCCGCGCGTCAACGCCATCAGCGCAATCGCCAGCAGGATCGGCGGAATCGCCATCAACCCGTCCATGAACCGCATCAGGATGCCGTCGGCCCAGCGCACGAAGCCGGACACGACGCCGATCGCAAGGCCGGCGAACGAAGCAAATATCGCCACGGAGAGACCGACCGTCAGCGAGACGCGCGCACCAAAGAGCACGCGCGAGTAGACGTCGCGGCCGAGCACGTCGGTGCCGAACCAGAAATCGGCCGACGGCGCGCGCGTGCGCTTGGCGGGGGCGAGCGCGGTCGGATCGACGGTTCCAAGATAAGGCGCGAAGATCCCGATAAGGATAAGCACAATGAGCAGCGCGCCGCCGATCGCGACCGTCGGATGGCCGCGCAGAAAGCCGACGATGCCGCGCCGGATCCTGACCGGCTGGAGCAGCTCCGGCAGTTGCGGTGCGATGACGAGTCCGGCCGGAAGCGGCTGCGTTGTGGCGGTCGTATCGGTCAATAGCGGATCCTCGGGTCGACCAGGGTGTAGGTGACGTCGATCAACAGGTTGACCAGCACGTAGACGAAGCTGAACAGCAGCACGATGCCCTGGATGACGGGATAGTCGCGCCGCAGGATCGCATCCACCGTGAGCCGACCGAGGCCGGGAATCGCGAACACGCTTTCGGTCACGACCGCGCCGCCGATCAGGAGCGCGATGCCGATCCCGATCACGGTCACGATCGGCACCGCCGCGTTCTTCAGTGCGTGAATGAACAGGATACCACCCTGCCCCAGTCCCTTGGCGCGCGCGGTGCGGATATAATCCTGCTGCAGCACTTCGAGCATGGCAGCGCGCGTGATCCGCGCGACCAGCGCGATATAGACGCAGCCGAGCGCGATCGCCGGCAGGATCAAATTCTCCAGCCACGGCCAAAAACCCTCGGCGAGCGGCGTGTAGCCCTGGACCGGAAGCCATTCGAGCTCGAGCGCGAAGATGTAGGCGAGCATGTAGCCGACCACGAAGACGGGCAGCGAGAAGCCGAACACGGCGAACGCCATGATGGCGCGGTCGATCAGGCTTCCCGCCTTCCACGCCGCCACCACTCCGAGCGGCACCGCGACCACGATCGTGAGCAGGAGGGTGACGGTCATCAGCGACAGCGTCGGTCCGAGACGCTGCGCGATCATCGCGGAGACCGGCAGGTTGGTGAAGATCGAGGTGCCGAGATCGCCGTGCAGGATGCGCCAGACCCAGTCGCCAAACTGGATCAGGAACGGACGATCGAGGCCGAGGCTCTGGCGGATGCGCTCCACATCCTCGGGGCTCGCCTGATCGCCCGCGATCACCACGGCCGGATCGCCCGGCGCGATGTAGAGCAGGCTGAACACGAACAGCGCGACGATCGCCATCACCGGCAAGGTCGCGACGATGCGCCGGAGGATATAAGAGAGCATCTGGCCTCAACGCACGATCAAGCGGACTTCGACACGCCCCAGAAGAACGGCAGCGGCCCCTTGGTGATGCCGGCAACGTTCTTGCGCCAGGCCGTGTAGCTCAGGAAGAAGCCGGTCGGCGCGTAGACGACATCCTCGAGCG
The DNA window shown above is from Bradyrhizobium sp. CB1650 and carries:
- a CDS encoding ABC transporter permease codes for the protein MTDITKETIAPPRSFLSQDAIQLFYRLLAAFLICAVLAVLSDSFLSLGNILNVLRQASLTFFIASGLTLVVLTAGLDLSVGANVALSACLAGTVIHQTGSPVLGIFTALIVGGIVGLLNGIMVTALRIPSFIATYGMLWVLNGLTYWYMAGDTIHGFPAGFRQIGSGYLFGLPIPVYLLVVFLAIGTLFAQRTIWGQEIYAIGANPVAARLSGIPVARRLLLVYSVSGTMAGLASIIFLSRLNSAEADIGESLTLPAIAAVLIGGTSLFGGVGTVFGTFVGALILTLVLNGMNLLSVSANWQPLVTGIIVILAVWLDMKTRRRAQ
- a CDS encoding sugar ABC transporter substrate-binding protein; its protein translation is MRQQKLGYLALPLLMAAAFTTQARADGETIAVFTKNQTNPYFQTVRVGADVAAKAMNAKTLHYIPTKPDSIPEQLSQIEDVVVKKPSSIVFIPVDYKAMVPGVEKINDAKIPVVNITDRSAGGKFVSFIGADDYSLGLETARHLLKTLGGKGNIVIIEGVKGSLTNVDRIRGFNDAIKENPGAKLLASQPGNYQRLQALQVMENLMQSNSQIDGVLAANDAMAVGAIEALDGANRKAQVIGINGTKEAIDAIKSGKLLASGDYNGFAQGCLGTMMAIRSLRDQPIINEIVLKPTVITKDNYKPFDVPLEQRNCPTFEEAGKLGGK
- a CDS encoding YciI family protein; its protein translation is MLFAIHALDRAGALPTRLANYDAHKAFLSDTSRFGVKIVMSGPLVSDDGQTMIGSLFLIEAPGRAEVEAFNQADPFAAAGIWDKVTITGFLRRQG
- a CDS encoding dipeptide ABC transporter ATP-binding protein codes for the protein MSPPLLQVNDLKKHFPVRAGLFGRRSERVYAVDGVSFEIERGETLSLVGESGCGKSTVGRAILRLFDVTAGQVILDGQRIDDASPRALRQMRRRVQVVFQDPFSSLNPRMRVRDILAEPIRNFGLAKSAADLDARVARLMDTVRLPREALNRRPHEFSGGQRQRIGIARALAAEPELIVCDEAVSALDVSVKAQIVNLLQDLQREFGLALLFISHDLAIVEHMTHRVAVMYLGRIVELAPKNEIFAAPRHPYTQALLSAVPLPEPGASRHPIILRGDVPSPINPPSGCRFHTRCPFAFDRCRTEEPQLRATGNNQWVACHLDEPPQGLNLGGAGSR
- a CDS encoding ABC transporter ATP-binding protein, giving the protein MALLEVENLQTHFRTPGGINRAVDGVSFHVNEGETLAIVGESGCGKSVTSMSLMRLIPEPPGKIAGTIRFAGRDLLQLPDREMRAIRGNDVSMIFQEPMTSLNPVLTVGRQIRETLMMHQGLDKQAAEARAIEMLTLVGIPEPKRRVREYPHQLSGGMRQRVMIAIALACNPKLLIADEPTTALDVTIQAQILKLMLDLKRRVGAAIILITHDLGVVAEIAERVMVMYAGRKVEEAPVAELFRAPRHPYTQGLLGAVPRLGSSLSGTSKRLAEIPGQVPDLRKPITGCVFAGRCPLVTDLCRQYAPGLEEKGPRHIAACHYAAKGAAAA
- a CDS encoding ABC transporter permease, with amino-acid sequence MTDTTATTQPLPAGLVIAPQLPELLQPVRIRRGIVGFLRGHPTVAIGGALLIVLILIGIFAPYLGTVDPTALAPAKRTRAPSADFWFGTDVLGRDVYSRVLFGARVSLTVGLSVAIFASFAGLAIGVVSGFVRWADGILMRFMDGLMAIPPILLAIALMALTRGSVGNVILAITIAEIPRVSRLVRSVVLSLREQPYVDAAVACGTRTPMIILRHILPNTLAPMLVQATYICASAMITEAILSFIGAGTPPTVPSWGNIMAEGRALWQVKPYIVFFPAAFLSVTVLAVNLLGDGLRDALDPRMAKRL
- a CDS encoding ABC transporter permease, encoding MLSYILRRIVATLPVMAIVALFVFSLLYIAPGDPAVVIAGDQASPEDVERIRQSLGLDRPFLIQFGDWVWRILHGDLGTSIFTNLPVSAMIAQRLGPTLSLMTVTLLLTIVVAVPLGVVAAWKAGSLIDRAIMAFAVFGFSLPVFVVGYMLAYIFALELEWLPVQGYTPLAEGFWPWLENLILPAIALGCVYIALVARITRAAMLEVLQQDYIRTARAKGLGQGGILFIHALKNAAVPIVTVIGIGIALLIGGAVVTESVFAIPGLGRLTVDAILRRDYPVIQGIVLLFSFVYVLVNLLIDVTYTLVDPRIRY